A window of Watersipora subatra chromosome 10, tzWatSuba1.1, whole genome shotgun sequence genomic DNA:
ttttttctcaaagagccaaatttcaaagttgcaagatttttgggAGCTGCATAATATGGTATCAGTATAACAAttcatactgataatacaagtttggtagtggttgtaataaaacttatttattagaatacttttacaatagcattgaataatgttgaagtgagCCTAAAGAGCTTTGTATAACTTAAAGTTTAGTGAGATACATGGAATTGTTTATGGCTGCTCATTATCTCTTGGTAGTCTGACTCTCTACTGCAGCATGCTATTCTTAGGAGCTGACACAAGTGATCTTGGGTCAAAGTGGATCTCATCTTGCTTTTGAAATTATGTATGAAAATGctgattcacatatatatgtggCAGCAAACACAGTGTACAACCATCTTCCTAGTTGAGCAAGCTGTGGATATTCAgcctttgttgaagctttcaagtaGAACCCCTCCTCAATTTCACCTATATCTGTACCCTTGAGGTTACACAACTCCAGTTGCAGTGATGAGACATTACCACTTTTCAATGGCAACTGAGTAACCCACTCTTCATTAGGCTTTGGCTTCTGAGGTGCTTTTATGAGTTGTATGATATGTTTCAAAGATTGAAACTGACTAAATCGATTGCTAAACTATTGTTGCAGCTTTTCTATAAAGTGAGTGTACTCAGCTGTACAAGACGCCATTTCTTCATTGtcatctaaaaatgcttttagaGTAGGAAAGTGAAGCGTATCACCTTGCACATCCACCaaaaacaactccaacttatgGGAGAAGGCTTGAACAGCTGGTAGTATATTAATGATAGTCTTGTTCTTCCCTTGAAGCTTGAGGTTCAAATCATTCAAATGGCGACAGATGTCAACAGATGTCAACAAGGAAGACAAAGTCACTCATATCTTTAGAAGAGCTCATCATCTCTTGAAACTGTCATGCATTCAGGCTTGTGCATGAGTATTCGGCAGGAGGTTAGCTCCTGCCGAATACTCCACAATCTCGACAGAGCATTTCCCTTACTTAGCCATctaatgttattgtatgttagtaaaTCTTCACAAGTGACATCACTTTCTTTGAGAAACTTCTTCAAGTTTCTGCGTCTGAGAGCTGGTTGACTTGTGAGGAAGTTGATCATGTTCATAGCTTTACACATTAGTTGTTGAAAGTGATCATTTAGTTCTCGGCATAAAACAGTTTGGTGAATGATGCAATGGAAGGCTAGCATTGATGGCATATCCTTCTTCAATCTAGCTATGAGCCCTTGATCTCTTCCAACCATGGCTGGTGCGCCATCTGTTGttacagatatgcatttgtgGAGAGGTATCTTCATCTTGTCAAGTCTTTTAACGAGGGCATCATAGGTAGCCTGACCGGTGGTTTCTCCTTCTAATCCAACCAAACTAAGAAGCTCCTCCTTCATTTCTTCACCATCAAAGAATCTGCAACACAGGGTATATGACTAAAGCACAATCCTATGCTTTATAAAGAAACATACTGATGCTTCATAAAGAAGCATGTAATATAAATGTGTGGGTAGGTCACTTTGAAACAATTAgtataaaactagaaattccactgtcatacagcccacgaccaaagagatattggaaaaaaaagggtactgatggttaagaaatgcaatattagcagtcaaatggcgcTGCAGTGCagtaggataactgcaatggtagctgtaatgtactgggcgtGGGTGATAttgtatacaacaaacagcaataacgaaaggaaaagattatatatgtttatatttttccacctgcaataggagaaatgcgaTATTGACCactattagaagtaaaatgcactgatattattagaatgcgcgttattttttcgtaaaatgcgcacgacttaatggttctattctctgtcgctcggcgtttcgtttgccggtcttaattttgataaaagtgaggcttggccagttttaataacgattttcggccaaattaatctgtttatttgtgaataatccaatcagatgggtaagttttaagatactgtcgacaatttacaaagacttgataacatatttaaataggcttatatgtgttttgtatcgttattatacttaaacgactctacaaaacgatggttaaatttgttgatgagatttcaaacaagggtttgcgacgttattgatgaataattttcgtaagttgagtgcacatgcatttatcataaaaactctcaaacgtTCGTttcgctcgtttggtcgtgggataagagAACATTTTCtacttggagttgtgttctctccttcTTGTCTTTAAAACGCACTTGTATGGCTTCAGCTTGCAAATGCATGGTAAAAATGATTACCAGTTGTtagtgtacacacagtagcctacataccttacgaAAACTGGTAATTGAGCTACATCCATTATATCAGTAGATTCATTATTGGCAATTGAAAATTAATCCGCCTGGTCCATATGGGTTAGCAAAGTCATTCTGAGATgatcattaatgctttcaattCTACCAGTGGCAGTTTTCCTAGAAAGTAGTATTGCCTTGACTTTATCAATCACATCATGCTTATCTGGAAAAAGTGTTTCCATAGCCTCAACCATGTTTTCTTTTACAATCTCAGCATGAGAATAGGGAAGCATTGCTTTTGCTAGAATCTTTGAGACTCGTAGAGAAGCTTCTGTAGCGCGTTTATCAGTAGCTGTGAAAGAAACTAGCATATTTTATGAAGAAATTAgtgatttttgaagtttatttaGCTTTTGATGTCTAGCTAAAGATCCCAGTGGAAATGTTGCAGTAAACTCTCTGTGCTTCGTCGCATGATGTCTTATCATATTCGTCTTTTTGTTAGCGGAGGTCGTTTCCTGGCACAATAGACATTGCGGTTTGCCATGCCTAAAAATGAATGCATTTTCTAGGGTCCACTCATCTTGGAATTCTCTTGTAGATTCGTTTCTATTTCGTTTACTTTGTGAGGCTTCCATTGTAACTCtggaaatggttcgtttcgttGAAGATGCCATTGCTACCCCCACTGCATTAATTGGTTCTATTGCAAATGACATGTTCAACTAAGGCacagcatcttatataagccAGCATTATGAAATCATGATGAAATGTTTTCCTGATAAATTCTGTAGCATTCTATTTTTGTCCTCATTAGGTCACAATGGACGTTATTACATCagaaaagctacatgtacatgatgtCATTATGACTCACAATGcatgtgtaggctatatatataacgcaGTAATAGTCCACTTTGAGATAAGCCTAATATGTCACAATGCATGTAATTTTGACATATTTGGAAGTGATAGTTTCAACTCACGCTGTGCTGTAGATTGAGCATGAAAATGCCTGATACAAATTTGTTACAtttctgtatgaataataacccaagatgtggtttattcactctcatagtaggtattgcactgttgccttccagacctagtttatatagGCATTACCTatggctatttaataaatagctaaacaaaagcataacttgtattaaaatatttagctataGTAGAATAGATGGTGCAAAGTTAGCTTGAtttaagctttatgatggcaatctaacaaAACAATGGTTTTGTAAAACCATTATTGTAAATGTTTCTGATTTGCAGGCATTTGCACTGGCATGGTACAATAAAATTAGGTAACAAGCTGTGTGCATTACGCAAATGTTGACTGCAGATCTGTCTGTGGTCTGCCTGATCGCATTAGCACTTCTCTGGTTATTGTCAGATCATGGGTGTGTGTTTGGATAGGGTTGGGCTCTTAAGGCCAGTTTTCTTGACCAATGGGACGTGACTTTATGGTGTACTGACACATTTTAAACTCTTACCGCCTTGAACCATCCACTCAGCCTGCTCAGTCAGTTTGGACTATTCAGTTAGGCAACAAGCATTTTGCTGTCTGTTGAAAATGTGTTTGactaaatatttttgcttataGTGCGATTCATTTTATGGTCATTTTGAGAGTCAAGATTTAATAGTAAAGGAGGCAAAGGTGAGTAGTGCATATGTctctttacattttatatttcaactgcATACACTCATCTACATTTTTGCTTGTATTGAatgttgttttaaaagttttgcatGTGTGATTTTGCATAAGTGTGATTTTTGCAATGTAATTTTAGACTTCACGGTGACGTTGGTGTGGTGTTAGTGTCAGTAACATTGTGAAGTAAAGTACCCCACACTCCTCAGTAGAGATCCAAGCCTTCTTAGTTGCAAACAGTTTAACAGTTAGTCAAAGTCTAGCGAATACCAATTCGGTATATCAATGAAAGAGTCTTAGTTACCATTTGGAAGTTTGAACAGCGTTCTAAGATAAGCATATGCTTTTGGAGAATAGTAATACACGGTAATAGcaaattctttgatttttttacTGTAGACGACTTGGATTTTTGTTTTTGGCTTTCATTTTCTTCTAGCTCTTGCAAGCAACCATCTATTAAGTCAAGCTTAGCGCTTTCGACTTTATTTGGTTTTTCAGTAATGCAAACAATTTCTTCTGAATTCGTGTGGTGTTTTGAAGCCTTTGAAGCTTATGGCAAGCTGCTGGTAAGCTACTTAAAATTATGGCCTGGACTAGCAATGAACAAAGCATTAACATTGCGTCGCAAAGAATGTGACTATTTGAGTAGGACACAAAACTGACCTGTGATGCATTAGATTGCCCAGTGTAGTATATTTCATAGGTCTATGGTATGAGCTCGGAGTATGAGCTAAGATTGCGTTCCAAACACTGGGTAGCTTTTTGTGGTACTGATTTGTTATCAGACAAATCCTTACCTTTTCTTTATTATCAACACTCATGGCCACACTTCTAACACAGATCTTGTAAGGAAATCAACTAACGATTACAAGTGTGTGTTGATAAGTGCTTTTGAAAGAGACACAATGTGATAAAGCCATATCATCTAATGAACATGGGAAAAGCCATGTCTGCTACTGATTAGAAAGCTTGCCAGCAAAGAGCTTCTACATATCTTGGTAAGGGTAATTTGGTCGTGGATATGTAGAAATGCTGCAGCAACAAAAGAAGGTCACTCCTAAAAGGGGAAAACTCAAAAAGAAAAAGTCTGTGTCAGCATTACAGGCATGCCAAGTCAGATAAATTGCTGGTAAGCTTTACCAACAGCGTGAAAAAGGACCAAACTTGTTTTAAAGTAACAAGGCCAAAAAGCTCATCAAAAAATAGGGGTTAAAGCTAAAAAAAGAAGGTTCATAAAATTGACAGCTGAAGAAAATTTTGATTACACTGTGTGGATTTGAAGTGTGGGGGTACAAAAGTTACATAAAGGATTGATGGAGGCAAATGTGACTTACACGTGTGTTCTAATCAGGTGTATCTAGttaaatgagctattgtttTTATCTTCCTCTGTGCATATGTGTTgcttgtgtgtgcgtgtgtgcatgcacGCATGTGTATGCgtctgtgtgtgtatgcgtACGTGTTTGAATGCGTGTGTGTACATGCATTCATGTGATCTTGTGTACGCgcttgtgtatgtgtgtgcgcaTGTGGATGTATGTACGCGTGTGTGTGCACTGTGGGTTTATGctaatgtatgtgtatatgctTGCGTGTGTGGGTAACTGTGTTTTAGAGCCTCTGCAAAGAGACGATCGACTAAGAAAGTTGCAAGTCGAGTTAATAATGGACAACTATACACTATTATCATATTGCGGTGGATGTCAGCAGAACACTAGCATCAAGTGTTTTGGCTAAGAGGTCAACAGTAAGTTGCATACACGATCAAAGGATATCCAGTAAATCAAAGGAAGCTATTCTAGTCATATGGATATCCAGTAAGTCAAAGGAAGCTATTCTAGCCGTATGGATATTCAGTAAGTCAAAGGAAGCTATTCAAGTCATTGATATCCAGTAAGACAAAGGAAGCTATTCTAGTCATATGGATATCCAGAAAGTCAAAGGAAGCTATTCTAGTCGTATGGATATTCAGTAAGTCAAAGAAAGCTATTCTAGTCATATTGATAACCAGTAAGTCAAAGGAAGCTATTCTAGTCATATTGATATCCAGGATGTCAAAAAAGCTATTTTAGTCATATGGATGTCCAGTAAGTCAAAGGAAGCGATTCTAGTCGTATTGATATCCAGTAAGTCAAATGAAGCTATTCCAGTCGTAAGGATATCCAGTAAGTCAAAGGAAGCTGTTGTAGTCGTATGGATATCCAGTAAGTCAAAGGAAGCTACTCTAGTCATATTGATATCCAGTAAGTCAAAAAAAGCTATTCTAGTCGTAGTGATATCCAGTAAGTCAAATGAAGCTATTCTAATCGTATTGATATCCAGTAAGTCAAAGGAAGCTATTCTAGTCATATGGATATTCAGTAAGTCAAAGGAAGCTATTCTACTTGTATGGATATCGAGTAAGTCAAATGAAGCTATTCTAGTCGTATTGATATCCAGTAAGTCAAAGGAAGCTATTCTAGTCATATTGATATCCGATAAGTCCAAGGGAGTTATTGTAGTCGTATGGATATCCGGTAAATCAAAGGAAGCTGTTCTACTTGTGTGAATATCCACTAAGTGAAATGAAGCTATTTTAGTCGTATTGTTATCCAGCAAGTCAAAAGAAGCTATTCTACTTGTATGAATATCCAGTAAGTCAAAGGAAGCTGTTCTACTTGTATGGATATCCAGCAATACAAAGGAAGCTATTCTAGTCGTATTGATATCCAGTAAGTCAAATGAAGCTATTCTAATCGTATTGATATCCAGTAAGTCAAAGGAAGCTATTCAAGTTGTTTTGATATCAAGAAATTGAAAggaaatttttatattataatatccaGTAAGTCAATGTACGTTATTGCAAACATACAAATATCCAGTAAATCAGAAAAACCCTTGCAGTTGCAAGGATGTTTTGTGAGTCAATTGACGCTATTGCAGTTTTGTGGTTATCCAATTCGTCAAAGAAAGCTAATCCAGTTGGAAGGATATCCAATAAGTTGAAATAAACTATTGCATTGCCATTCCTGTACCGATTGTTATTTAGGTAGGCCAATAGAAGCAGGGGTCTCAACTACTCGGATTTAATCCGAATTGGTCGGATTTGAAGTTCAAAAGCAGTCACTCGGACGGATTTTGTCCAATAAAGGTTTATGCTCGGATTCCTTATAATCTGCTAGGATTTTTCAACCACTTACTCGGATTTTCTTGTTTACATTTCTTATCAGCTTAATCCCTGTGTTAAAAGAGATAGAAATtcatcaaaaattttatttaaagaagTTTAATTAATTAGCAAGACGTCTTTGTCTTTGACAAATAAAGAGAAATGATTATTTGaatcgctaaattttataacctAACTTCTGTAACTGATAAAGGGTGAATCAGGAAGGTTTAATCTTAATATACCCGTATGATACGAATGTGGGTAACTCGTTGTTGAATCGAtagttatatatagtaataatcacACAGTTCAAATGAAATCTTACGTCTTTGGCATACGCTAAATGCTCATTTTTTACGATCGCAAGCTAAAGCTAGTCTGAGAAATACATGCAGCAGAATTAATGCTCAACGTAAGATGAAATCTATCATGCGTAACATGCATGTTATCTACAAAGCAACTTAGTGTGCAGAAAAATGGCTGCTGCTTCTCCCTTAGCGGTCAGCAGCGATAGTGAAGAAGGGGTTGTTGTTGAGGCTGCCCCACCATCTAAAAAACCTAAGAAGCTTGCTGGCAGCAAAGCATCTGCCAATTTACTTGCTGAGCTCAATGAAAGTTGTCCTAACACGTTTAAAAAGCACTCTGAATATGAACTGTGTTGTTTGGAATGCCGATCAGTTATTAACATTCGAAGAGGGGGAGCCAAAGATGCTAGGAAACATACCAATACCACCAAACATATCAAGGCAGTAGAACGAAATAAAAAGCAGAATTCTTTGGatatgtatggcttgaaaaacAAAGAAGATAACAATGTAATAGAATCCGAGGTCATGCTAATTCAGATGCTTACCATGAAGAATGTCAGCTTTGTTGCTTGTGCTGAGGTTGCTAGGTAGGTACAACATAGTTTATCTGAGAGTAGTTAGTAAGCACTCTTACATGACAGTGATTCTTTCCTCACGAGTTGTATATAGTCTAGGTAGCttattatttttcataatatattttctttttcacttgtAGTATTGATGGAATATTATTCTAACAATAATAGACTACATACTGTACATTGTTATACATTTTACAGGGGATTAAAATCTGTATGCTCTGACAGCAAGATAGCCAAGTCAATGATGTGTGGAGCTACTAAAGTGGCACAAATCACAAAGTGCATTGGAAATGATTATAATACTCAGGTCATTGCAGAGCTGAAGCTTAAGCCTTTTACTCTTATGATCGACGAAAGCAACGATTCTGGTGAAAAGGTATTAGCAATTCTGGCATCTTTATATGATGAACCTACCAAGACAAATTCCACAAGGTTTGTTCAGCTGGTCAAATGCTCAGATGCCTCTGCTAATGGCATATTCAAGCTCGTGGACTCATTCTTTAAAACTCATGGTGTGATAAAATGGACTAATGTTGTTGCCTTCCAGAGCGACAATTGCAATGTGATGAAAGGCAAACACAAAGGTGTGATAAGACTCATTAGAGACCAAA
This region includes:
- the LOC137406956 gene encoding protein FAM200C-like codes for the protein MDVAQLPVFVRFFDGEEMKEELLSLVGLEGETTGQATYDALVKRLDKMKIPLHKCISVTTDGAPAMVGRDQGLIARLKKDMPSMLAFHCIIHQTVLCRELNDHFQQLMCKAMNMINFLTSQPALRRRNLKKFLKESDVTCEDLLTYNNIRWLSKGNALSRLWSIRQELTSCRILMHKPECMTVSRDDELF